A genomic window from Sporosarcina sp. Marseille-Q4063 includes:
- the rocF gene encoding arginase: MDKHKISIIGVPLDHGQSRRGVDMGPSAIRYAGVIDRIEAIGHEVIDEGNIQIEVAKNAETQNSKLKNLNEVIKANTSLAEKVEKTVESGRFPLVLGGDHSIAIGTLAGLATAYKNLGVIWYDAHADLNTSETSPSGNIHGMPMAVSIGLGDEQLVNIHTAGQKVQPENIVIIGARSVDPGERELIKEKGIKVYTMHEIDKYGMTAVMQDSIAYLQSRELDGVHLSLDLDGLDPLYTPGVGTPVPGGISYRESHLAMEMLEESGIITSAEFVEVNPILDEKNKTADVAVGLIGSLFGEKLL, translated from the coding sequence TTGGATAAACATAAAATATCAATCATTGGGGTTCCGTTAGATCACGGTCAAAGTCGTCGCGGGGTAGACATGGGGCCAAGTGCAATACGGTATGCAGGCGTAATCGATCGCATTGAAGCAATCGGACATGAAGTAATCGACGAAGGTAATATTCAAATTGAAGTAGCGAAAAATGCAGAAACGCAAAACTCTAAACTTAAAAATTTAAATGAAGTCATTAAGGCGAATACCAGCCTTGCAGAAAAAGTTGAAAAAACTGTAGAAAGTGGAAGGTTTCCACTTGTTCTTGGTGGAGATCATAGCATCGCGATTGGGACACTTGCGGGACTTGCGACAGCGTACAAAAACCTTGGGGTAATTTGGTACGATGCGCACGCTGATTTGAATACGAGCGAAACTTCGCCTTCTGGAAATATTCACGGCATGCCAATGGCTGTAAGTATTGGTTTGGGTGATGAGCAACTTGTAAATATACATACTGCAGGTCAAAAAGTGCAACCTGAAAATATTGTGATTATTGGTGCAAGGTCAGTTGATCCAGGAGAACGGGAGTTAATTAAAGAAAAAGGCATTAAAGTATACACGATGCATGAGATTGATAAATACGGCATGACTGCAGTTATGCAAGATTCAATCGCTTATTTACAGTCACGCGAATTGGATGGCGTGCATTTGTCATTAGATTTGGACGGTCTGGATCCACTTTATACACCGGGAGTTGGGACACCGGTACCGGGGGGGATTAGTTACCGCGAAAGTCATCTGGCTATGGAAATGCTGGAAGAATCCGGAATCATTACATCGGCTGAATTTGTTGAAGTAAATCCGATTTTAGATGAAAAGAATAAAACAGCAGATGTTGCAGTCGGTCTAATTGGATCGTTGTTTGGCGAAAAATTATTGTAA
- a CDS encoding KinB-signaling pathway activation protein, with translation MTIRNWVKFFFNALLIGGFVTAVAGLIVRWEFFSDLLAAGETWQFIGALLWMVFLGFTMSVVAQMGFFAYLTVHQFGVNIFKSLTLWNWVQLLIIAVVLFDLIFFRFRLTTEDTGRTLLYLTLLASLVIVSSITAYLKAKWTKKHTLISALFFMIVITTLEWLPALMVRSGNIDTWVTILLFPLLAVNAYQILALPKYNTMSDVDKAKLDARREARRKEKTRAASK, from the coding sequence GTGACAATACGAAATTGGGTTAAATTCTTTTTTAACGCGTTATTAATTGGAGGATTCGTTACAGCGGTAGCTGGTTTAATTGTCCGTTGGGAATTCTTTTCAGATTTATTAGCTGCAGGTGAAACTTGGCAGTTTATAGGTGCACTTTTATGGATGGTCTTTTTAGGATTCACGATGAGTGTCGTAGCACAGATGGGTTTCTTTGCCTATTTAACAGTCCATCAATTCGGCGTGAATATTTTTAAATCGTTAACACTGTGGAATTGGGTACAACTTTTAATTATTGCGGTGGTTCTGTTTGACTTGATCTTCTTTAGATTTCGTTTAACGACTGAAGATACGGGTCGGACATTATTATACTTAACATTACTTGCATCGCTTGTGATTGTTTCCTCGATTACAGCTTATTTAAAAGCGAAGTGGACGAAAAAACATACGCTAATATCCGCGTTGTTTTTTATGATTGTTATTACGACACTCGAATGGTTGCCAGCACTTATGGTTCGTTCTGGAAATATTGATACGTGGGTGACGATACTTTTATTCCCGCTACTTGCGGTTAATGCGTATCAAATATTGGCGTTGCCAAAGTACAATACGATGTCAGATGTTGATAAAGCAAAATTAGACGCTCGTCGTGAAGCGCGTCGAAAAGAAAAGACACGGGCGGCATCTAAATAA
- the gerD gene encoding spore germination lipoprotein GerD — translation MNSVKKGLLKTFVIILLLTGCTAENTAPNYDEIKKMMTDSLQTEDGKKTLRQILSEDDFRELLALEQPEVKKSIEETLLSKDGEDFWKKAFEDPKFTESVAKSMKEQQEDVMKKLMEDASFLKALEDFFGQPDMQKQMETILKSATMKEQYEKAIEETINSPLLQTKWEKLIKEAGKGSEEKGGKGKKEEEAPQESGGGGGGK, via the coding sequence ATGAATTCCGTGAAAAAAGGCTTACTGAAAACTTTTGTTATCATACTTTTATTAACCGGGTGCACTGCGGAAAATACTGCCCCGAATTATGATGAAATTAAAAAGATGATGACAGATTCGCTTCAAACGGAGGATGGCAAGAAAACTCTTCGGCAAATTTTATCTGAAGATGATTTTCGCGAACTGCTTGCACTAGAACAGCCCGAAGTTAAAAAGTCAATCGAGGAAACATTACTTTCCAAAGATGGAGAAGACTTTTGGAAAAAAGCATTTGAAGATCCCAAATTCACGGAATCTGTCGCTAAAAGCATGAAGGAGCAGCAAGAAGACGTTATGAAGAAGTTGATGGAGGATGCATCATTTCTTAAAGCGTTGGAAGACTTTTTCGGACAACCCGATATGCAAAAGCAAATGGAAACAATTCTCAAATCGGCAACGATGAAAGAGCAATATGAAAAAGCAATCGAAGAGACGATAAATAGCCCTCTTCTTCAAACGAAGTGGGAGAAATTAATTAAAGAGGCCGGAAAAGGATCAGAAGAAAAAGGTGGAAAAGGTAAAAAAGA